Proteins co-encoded in one Arachis hypogaea cultivar Tifrunner chromosome 11, arahy.Tifrunner.gnm2.J5K5, whole genome shotgun sequence genomic window:
- the LOC112722355 gene encoding uncharacterized protein gives MGDLERMGDERSHRWDLGRRCQRRGGRESSRASSCVTTAPCLAAVDLSAVHCRRSSLPSPNLLAVATEAAFVGAVGGTNGRRTRTRELAERVMRDGSRLFRRPCCRAVRISRHGRRSFGLSFCHLRPCCRRRKSMPSPSPELGHRSRWRWLPGLPPNRFRGRYYFVFVLHVAVVIAKVAGS, from the exons ATGGGGGACCTAGAGAGAATGGGCGACGAACGAAGCCATCGTTGGGATCTTGGCCGCCGCTGCCAGAGGCGTGGAGGAAGGGAGAGCAGTCGCGCATCCAGCTGCGTCACCACCGCGCCTTGCCTCGCCGCCGTTGACCTCTCTGCAGTCCACTGTCGCCGGAGCTCCTTGCCATCGCCGAACCTCCTTGCCGTCGCCACAGAAGCTGCCTTCGTCGGTGCCGTTGGAGGCACGAATGGGAGAAGAACGCGCACGAGGGAGCTTGCAGAGAGGGTGATGCGCGATGGTAGTAGGTTATTCCGCCGCCCTTGCTGTCGTGCCGTTAGAATCTCCCGCCATGGCCGCCGGAGCTTCGGGCTGAGCTTCTGCCACTTGAGACCttgctgccgtcgccggaaaagtaTGCCG TCACCGTCGCCGGAGTTGGGTCACCGCAGCCGCTGGAGGTGGCTACCGGGGCTACCGCCAAACCGGTTCAGAGGCCGTTACTATTTTGTTTTCGTATTACA tgttgctgtggttattgcgaaagtggctgggagctga